The sequence below is a genomic window from Flagellimonas marinaquae.
ATGCTGAAGTGGCCGCCCTTCAGTTCCTTGACAAGAAGGCCAATAGTTTGTCTCATGGTAAAACGTATATCCAAAAGGCCATGAGCCATTTAAAAGACATTAAGAGGGAAAAAAGGTTAAAACATATAGAATTTGAAGAATACCATTGGGGCATGTTCTCTAAAACAGTAGCCAAAAGTATTGACAGTAATCCATTTCTTTATCAGGAAACCACCCCAAATGGCAAAAAAGTATACAAAGTAAAGGCCAACAAAATGAAGGAGCTTATAACATGGATGGCCTTACAAGAAAATCAAGGTTTTGTAAAATCCGTTGAAGAACTGATTGCTCTGTACCAAGACCCCTTAATTGGTAATGACATAGACAGGATAGAACTTTTAAATACGGTGCATCGCTGTATGACTAAGTTAAACTCCGATAAGTTGGTCGATATAAGAAAGGGAATGCAGGAATGGCCAATGAAAGAGAATAGTTATAAAAACAAAGCTGAGAAATTTACCGAGAACGAGACCTTGCTTATGATTGGGTTTATTAAAGAGCTATTGGTGAAATGAGGATTGCGGCTATTTTTATTCCTCAGAATGGACTTCCATATATATTCGGAAAGGACCACCACGAAATAACACTAAATTTAGGAGGGCAGTTTATTTACGAGGTTGTCGAAACTACTCAAGGATATAAAATTTTAAACAAAAAGGAGAATTCAGAATATATAGAAGGTTTTTGGTCGAAAAATATAAATAACATTTCTGCAATAGTAGGGGCAAATGGCTCAGGTAAATCGACCATATTGCAAATATTGAAAGAGGGTGGTTTTCCAGTAGTTGGCGAAGAAGATGGACAATCCCAAATATGTTGGCCTAAAGATGCCGGAATATTCATTTACTATACACCCTATTTAAGTGAGACAAGGGAAGAGTCTGAGCAGAGTTTTACCCAAAATATTTCAAAGCTATCTTACTTTAAACGGGACATCCCCAATGAGCCATTGGATTTCAACTCTTTTTGGGAATTACATAATTCTGAACAATTAAAAAGGATAATAACCTTTGTACGTTCAGATACTTTTTCTGATGAACTCAGAAACTTGAAAATCCCAAGCTTTGATAGGGTTAGGATACAAGTTCAAAAAATCTCTAAGGATGATTGGCAAACTTCAAGAAATTTCAGACCGTTTTTTGATTCTTTCAAAGAAATAAAAAATGCTCAAAGGACTCGTGAAGAAATAGAGTTGGCTAATGAGCTTGGAATAAGAACTAAGGAAGATTATGATGAAAACAAAGAATATACTAGTTTAATCAACAAGTTGAGATTAAAACTTGAAATTTTGGATGGAGTTATTTGTAAAGTCCATTCAATATTTGAGAATAGCGGAAATAAATATTTAGAAGAAGGTTTTATAGAAAATGAAATACATACGAGTGACCCTGAATTTGCCAAAATAGATACCTTAAAAGAAGCATTTTATTGGTTTATAGAAAACGCATTTATTAAAAAGAGTAGTCTTAGATTCCATCTGCCCATTAAACAAATAAAAAAACTAACAGAATTACTCCTAAAGGTAGCAGAAGAGGATGATGATATTGAGAATTGGACAATATTGACAGTGAATTTTGAAAATTGTTTTGAAATCATTGAATCTTATAAAGATTTCCTTCTTTCTTTCAAGGAAAAATTTAGTTACGATAAAAAAGCCATGTTAATATTTGAACCAGACATTAGGCTAAGTACCGGTGAAATGGCCATGTATGAACTTTTTTCAGTTTTACTTGACTTACAATATCGCTTGGAAAACAAAATTGATGATAGAATTTGGATGAAAGATGAATCCGAAGATATTCAAAACTATTATATTTTATTGGATGAGGCTGATTTAGGATTTCATCCCTCTTGGAAACGAATGTTTGTCAAATCCTTGGTGGGTATGATTCCTAAAATTTTTCCGGACAAAAATCTCCAAATAATCCTAACAACACATAGCCCTTTAAGTTTGTCAGATATTCCTAGTAATAACATGGTGCTACTGTCAAAAGATTTAACATCAGGAAATACAAAAGTAGCTTCGAATGATGATTCAAGGTTTAACTCGTTTGGAGCAAATATTAATGATTTATTGGCCAACTCTTTCTTTCTGGAAGACTATTTAATTGGAGATTTTGCCAAAGACAAAATAGAGGAAGTAGTGGACTGGATTAAGAAAAATAAGGAAAATGAGCAGTACAACAAGGAAGAGTATGAAAAGATGCAAAAAACAATTTCTATGATTGAGGAACCAGTCTTGCGAAACAAATTGGTCGAAATGTTAAGCGAAATTGAAATCAATGAAGATTTTATAAATGAAATGATAGCTAAAGAAACGGCATATTTAAGAAGTATTTTAAGAAGAGACAATGATTAGCCTAGACCCTATATCTACAAAAATCATATCTGCTAAAAAAGTACACCATGATAAGCTATTCTCCATAGTCAAACAAAGAGTAAATGCATTACCTGTATCAGAATTAAAGACTTTTTTGGCGGATTGGAGAATAAGTGCAGTTTTGACCGACCCGCCAGAATTTTTAGAAGAACATCACAACGATTTGCTGGATTATCTTACCCCTTACTCTTTGGTGGATTGGATAGAATTTTTAAGAATAAAAGGAATTAGATTAAGTAATAGAACTTATGGTGAACAAAACTTATTTGACCAATACAACAGTCTGGTTAATGATATAAGTTCAATTTTTAAATATACAGGAGGTTTTGCTAGGAAAGACAGCGTTTATTCGGCCTATGATTTGGCCGAATCTTTAGATATGCAGACATGTACGTACTGCAATCGAATCTACACAAAAACAGTTCGGAATCCTTCGAAAATTACGAGACCTGAATTTGATCATTGGTTTCCAAAAGAGACTTACCCAATACTTGCTCTGTCTTTTTATAACCTGATTCCCTCATGCCATGTTTGTAACAGTAGTGTGAAAGGAAATACGAGGATGAACCTTGGTGATTATATTCATCCTTATGTAGATAGTGACTTGAAATATAAGTTTAGTTATCGGATAAATAAATATAACGCATACAAATTCAAAATCGACAGGGTGGCAGGATCTAAAGAAGATGCTACCATTAAGGCATTTAAACTGGAAGAGATTTATGCCACCCATGAAGATGAAATTGAAGATCTAGTGCGACTAAGAAAGCTTTATTCCACTAGCTACTTAATTCAGTTGAAAAAATTGCTTGCCAAAACTGGTCAAGCTGTTTCAATGGAAGAGCTTTATCGTCTTGCTTTTGGAACATATATCAATGAAGTAGATTTTCACAAACGCCCCCTAAGTAAAATGAAGAAAGATATTCTAAAAGAATTAAATATTATCTAATGACCTTCCATGAAACCATTTTAAGTAAACTACTAGAGTATAGGGAGAATCATCCACATTTTAATTTTCTAATGCGTCAACGCGCTGGGGCTGGACAGCGATTTGAAAGTGGTCATTGGTTTCAAGGCAATGATGATTATGCTTTTGTTGGTTTAATCAATGCAAGTGGAGGCTCCAATAGAACTAGAAGCGTTGGTATATTGTTCTATCCAACTGATAATGGATATACCTGTAATCTAGAAGTAGTATATAACGAGGAAAAAGATGAAAACCTGATTGCAGCATATCAAGCTTTAATCCATCGAATTGGTCCTTTCAAAAAAATTACAGAAACTAAGTATTCACTCCATATAGGAGAAGTTTCAAAAGATAATTTTTCAACTCTCTTTACTTTCCTGGATCGTAATTACCAATCCATTACCCAAGAGTTTAGAAATCAGGGCAAAGAAAATGTATTGGTAAGTAATAAGAAGTTTGATAGTATGCTTTCAAGAATAAACGAAGTGAAGGCTTCTATCAGCTCGAAAACGCAAACAAATATACTAGCCTATTATTGTGTTGGCATTACTTTTAAGGATGGTGACAATGAAAATCAACTTTCAAGATTTAAAAAGGAAAACATATGGGAAAATGGTTATGGAGATAAAAATATCCAAATAGTCAAGGGAGTTAAGCCAGGGTCGATGATAGCTGCCAAAACGACTTATACCGAAGGAAAAAATGGCTCTACAGTTTCAGTATTAAAAATTCATGCAATTGGAAAAGTAATAGCAAACCCTGGAGATGGACATATATTGAAGGTCAAGTGGGAAGATAATTTAAATCCATTTGTCCTTTATGGAAAAGGTGGTTATCGAAGTACAATTTCACAGATAAGAAATCAAGAAACAATTGATTTAATTTTTAAAGTTAGAAAAGGAAATAGCCCTGATGAACTAGATAAACTAAATATAAACGAAATGGCATTGAATCAAATTTTATATGGCCCACCGGGGACAGGTAAAACATATTCTACAAAGGAATTGGCTGTGCAGATTGCCAACCCAGCACTTTCAATTAAAAAGGACTTGGATAGTGTCCAAAAGCGGGAATTGATTTTGAGTGAGTATGATAGATTGTGTGAAGCAGGACAAATTGTATTTACCACCTTTCATCAATCATTTGGATATGAAGATTTTGTAGAAGGTATTAAACCTGTCACCACTGCTGACCAAAAACTTATTTATGATATAAAACCGGGTGTATTTAAGAAAGTTTGTAAAAAGGCAGAGGACAACTATCTAGATTTTAAGAAAGGGGGTGCCAACGAAATGGCGTTTGACGACGCTTTTGAAAAATTAAAGGAAGAATGGGAAGAAAATGAGGAAATAAAATTTCCCTTAAAAAGAGAGGGGTATGATTTCACTATCATAGGTTTTACAGAAAAATCAATCCAATTTAAAAAATCAAGTGGGGGAACAGACCATACTTTGAGTATCTCAACCTTAAGAGACGCTTATTATGGCACAAGAGAAATTAATGAGACGGGGGTTGGTATCTATTACCCCAGTATTTTAAAAAGGTTGAAAAGTTATGAGTCCGAAAATGATTCTTCTATAAAGTCATTTAAAAACTATGTTTTAATCATAGATGAAATCAATCGCGGAAATGTTTCTTCAATTTTTGGGGAATTAATTACACTGTTAGAGCCTGATAAAAGGTTGGGAGCTGATGAGGAAATACTTTTGAAATTACCATATTCTAAGGATGAAACATTTGGCGTACCTCCAAATCTTTATATCGTTGGCACAATGAATACTGCCGATAGAAGTGTGGAAGCTTTGGACACCGCCTTACGGAGACGGTTTATCTTTGAGGAAGTTATGCCCAAGCCCCAATTGTTGGAAAAAATCACATATGACGGCTTTAACCTTAAGGAGGTTTTGGAGACTATAAATGAACGTATCGAAGCCCTGTTGGATAGAGACCATACCATTGGTCATTCATACTTCATCAAATTAAAAAGTGGTGATGTGGATGGACTTTCACGTGTTTTTAAGAACAACATCATCCCATTATTACAAGAGTATTTTTACAACGATTACGAAAAAATCGCCTTGGTACTTGGCGAGGGTTTTGTAAAAGAGAAAGGTACAGGGAAGGTCAATTTCGCCCAAGTTAAAAATATAGATGTACCGGAAAGTGAAGCAACTTACATATTACTTCCACAAATTGATGATATTGAAGCTGCTGTAGGCAGGTTACTGAATACATCTAATGAATAATCGAAAAAACATACTTCAGGTTTTTGAACATAGTAAGCTGCAAGTTGGACGGGAGTATAAAAATGTTCTTTTCGAAGAAAAGCACCTTAATGCTTTAGCTAAATTAAACCAGCTACATAACAATGAATATTTTACGCTACTCCATAAAGGCATTAAGTTTTCTCAATATGTCGGTGTAATTCAAATTGATGGTCTTACCATTGAGATTTTACCAAAAATTGACGGTGGATCAAACAATGAATCGCATTGGCAAAAGGTATTGATTAACATGCTTAGGACCACAAAACGATTAAAAGTCAATAAGGTGGGACAAGCCAAAGTTAGCAAACAGCAAATCCATTTGTTGGACATTTATTTTGAATGGTTTCTGAATGAAACACAACTATTGATAAGGCAAGGTCTCATAAGACAATACCGCACAAAAAAAGGAAACATAAAAGCCCTAAAAGGTAAATTGGTTTTTGCCGCACATTTAAATCACAATCTAATCCATAAAGAACGGTTCTATACTGAACATCAAGTGTATGATTATGACCATCAAATCCATCAAATTTTATCACAAGCACTTGACATCATCGGTCAATTTTCATCAGGTACTTATTTGTATTCCAAATGCAAACGAGTACAAGCAGCATTTCCCGATGTTTCCAATACCGCTGCAAATCTCCATACATTCGATAAACTGGTAAGCAATAGAAAAACAAAACCTTATGCGACTGCCCTTGAAATTGCGCGACTCATTATTTTGAACTTTGCTCCAAATATCTCAAATGGAAAGGAAAAGATGTTGGCTCTGCTTTTTGATATGAACAATTTGTGGGAGGAATATGTGTTAGCAAAACTGAAATCTGTTCACATAGATGGTCTTTCGGTAAAAGGTCAAGAATCGAAACCAT
It includes:
- a CDS encoding McrC family protein, producing the protein MNNRKNILQVFEHSKLQVGREYKNVLFEEKHLNALAKLNQLHNNEYFTLLHKGIKFSQYVGVIQIDGLTIEILPKIDGGSNNESHWQKVLINMLRTTKRLKVNKVGQAKVSKQQIHLLDIYFEWFLNETQLLIRQGLIRQYRTKKGNIKALKGKLVFAAHLNHNLIHKERFYTEHQVYDYDHQIHQILSQALDIIGQFSSGTYLYSKCKRVQAAFPDVSNTAANLHTFDKLVSNRKTKPYATALEIARLIILNFAPNISNGKEKMLALLFDMNNLWEEYVLAKLKSVHIDGLSVKGQESKPFWNRIKIRPDIVLRKDSKTYVIDTKWKNIGSNKPSTSDLRQMYVYNKYWESSRALLLYPSLITEKPNFISFKNEKQECGIGKLNILEDGNLKDDCGQEIINWLN
- a CDS encoding McrB family protein, translating into MTFHETILSKLLEYRENHPHFNFLMRQRAGAGQRFESGHWFQGNDDYAFVGLINASGGSNRTRSVGILFYPTDNGYTCNLEVVYNEEKDENLIAAYQALIHRIGPFKKITETKYSLHIGEVSKDNFSTLFTFLDRNYQSITQEFRNQGKENVLVSNKKFDSMLSRINEVKASISSKTQTNILAYYCVGITFKDGDNENQLSRFKKENIWENGYGDKNIQIVKGVKPGSMIAAKTTYTEGKNGSTVSVLKIHAIGKVIANPGDGHILKVKWEDNLNPFVLYGKGGYRSTISQIRNQETIDLIFKVRKGNSPDELDKLNINEMALNQILYGPPGTGKTYSTKELAVQIANPALSIKKDLDSVQKRELILSEYDRLCEAGQIVFTTFHQSFGYEDFVEGIKPVTTADQKLIYDIKPGVFKKVCKKAEDNYLDFKKGGANEMAFDDAFEKLKEEWEENEEIKFPLKREGYDFTIIGFTEKSIQFKKSSGGTDHTLSISTLRDAYYGTREINETGVGIYYPSILKRLKSYESENDSSIKSFKNYVLIIDEINRGNVSSIFGELITLLEPDKRLGADEEILLKLPYSKDETFGVPPNLYIVGTMNTADRSVEALDTALRRRFIFEEVMPKPQLLEKITYDGFNLKEVLETINERIEALLDRDHTIGHSYFIKLKSGDVDGLSRVFKNNIIPLLQEYFYNDYEKIALVLGEGFVKEKGTGKVNFAQVKNIDVPESEATYILLPQIDDIEAAVGRLLNTSNE
- a CDS encoding AAA family ATPase; protein product: MRIAAIFIPQNGLPYIFGKDHHEITLNLGGQFIYEVVETTQGYKILNKKENSEYIEGFWSKNINNISAIVGANGSGKSTILQILKEGGFPVVGEEDGQSQICWPKDAGIFIYYTPYLSETREESEQSFTQNISKLSYFKRDIPNEPLDFNSFWELHNSEQLKRIITFVRSDTFSDELRNLKIPSFDRVRIQVQKISKDDWQTSRNFRPFFDSFKEIKNAQRTREEIELANELGIRTKEDYDENKEYTSLINKLRLKLEILDGVICKVHSIFENSGNKYLEEGFIENEIHTSDPEFAKIDTLKEAFYWFIENAFIKKSSLRFHLPIKQIKKLTELLLKVAEEDDDIENWTILTVNFENCFEIIESYKDFLLSFKEKFSYDKKAMLIFEPDIRLSTGEMAMYELFSVLLDLQYRLENKIDDRIWMKDESEDIQNYYILLDEADLGFHPSWKRMFVKSLVGMIPKIFPDKNLQIILTTHSPLSLSDIPSNNMVLLSKDLTSGNTKVASNDDSRFNSFGANINDLLANSFFLEDYLIGDFAKDKIEEVVDWIKKNKENEQYNKEEYEKMQKTISMIEEPVLRNKLVEMLSEIEINEDFINEMIAKETAYLRSILRRDND